Proteins encoded together in one Synechococcus sp. BL107 window:
- a CDS encoding 1-acyl-sn-glycerol-3-phosphate acyltransferase — protein sequence MTAALATRESALQVGIDRFWAPLAMLATQDLALPLQFRERLVLHRERLPHHGPVLLAPTHRARWDALLLPMAAGRRVTGRDCRFMVTTTEMKGLQGWFLQRLGCFPVNQGRPSMTTLRFAIDLLASGQQLVMFPEGRIQRSDAPIQVRGGLMRLAQLAQSQGVQVPVIPVGLGYSQAPPRPLSRAAVCFGEALHVPNETGRDAAQQFNDQLTAAMHTAEQAARKAVGRPLKAF from the coding sequence TTGACAGCGGCACTGGCAACACGAGAAAGCGCTCTGCAGGTCGGGATCGACCGCTTCTGGGCACCCTTGGCCATGCTTGCCACCCAAGACTTGGCGCTGCCATTGCAATTCCGGGAACGGTTGGTGTTACATCGCGAACGCCTGCCGCATCACGGACCTGTTCTGTTAGCACCAACCCATCGAGCCCGTTGGGATGCTCTGCTTTTGCCCATGGCAGCAGGCCGACGGGTCACGGGTCGTGACTGTCGCTTCATGGTGACAACGACGGAAATGAAAGGACTGCAGGGATGGTTCCTGCAACGTTTGGGCTGTTTCCCTGTGAATCAAGGTCGCCCGTCGATGACCACACTTCGGTTTGCCATTGATTTATTGGCCAGTGGCCAGCAATTGGTGATGTTTCCAGAAGGGCGGATTCAACGCAGCGATGCCCCGATTCAGGTGCGTGGTGGGCTGATGCGTCTTGCCCAGCTCGCCCAAAGCCAGGGGGTCCAAGTTCCTGTCATTCCAGTTGGTCTGGGCTACAGCCAAGCGCCGCCACGCCCGTTGAGTCGTGCCGCGGTCTGCTTTGGCGAGGCGTTGCACGTCCCCAATGAAACGGGCCGAGATGCGGCGCAACAATTCAACGACCAACTCACCGCTGCGATGCATACGGCTGAACAAGCGGCCCGCAAGGCTGTTGGACGACCGCTAAAAGCCTTCTAA